A genomic segment from Sphingopyxis sp. DBS4 encodes:
- a CDS encoding helix-turn-helix transcriptional regulator, translating to MTDSQTLCWAEMPALIAEVQAAGDAIGLPFIAAQADLGDPEPMADAEGRPYAETSFRWIDPAHAYWRDRKLALHIAFLTAARLVAEPFYYSDGSLHTWRPTGLLDAVDCEQAKNTPNFGEAIIAPVHLPRGLVGAVFWCSREPVGVEALFAGHAGRLHNLAVKLVATHNEARGRPRNATVPQTLTRREVQCLRWAAAGKTDGEIGIILSLSVSTVRFHLRNAAAKLGATGRAQSIQIAAGLGFVGARAA from the coding sequence GTGACCGACAGCCAGACGCTTTGCTGGGCAGAAATGCCCGCGCTGATCGCCGAGGTTCAGGCGGCGGGCGACGCGATCGGCCTTCCCTTCATTGCGGCGCAAGCCGATCTCGGCGATCCCGAACCGATGGCCGACGCCGAAGGCCGTCCCTATGCCGAGACGAGCTTTCGCTGGATCGATCCAGCCCACGCCTATTGGCGCGACCGCAAGCTCGCGCTCCACATCGCTTTCCTGACCGCGGCGCGGCTCGTCGCCGAACCCTTTTATTACAGCGACGGCAGCCTCCACACCTGGCGCCCGACCGGGCTGCTCGACGCGGTCGATTGCGAGCAGGCGAAGAATACGCCCAATTTCGGCGAAGCGATCATCGCGCCGGTGCATCTGCCGCGCGGTCTCGTCGGCGCAGTCTTCTGGTGCTCGCGCGAGCCCGTCGGGGTCGAAGCACTGTTCGCGGGCCATGCAGGCCGCCTCCACAATCTCGCGGTCAAACTGGTCGCGACGCACAATGAAGCGCGCGGACGACCGCGCAACGCAACCGTACCGCAAACGCTGACGCGGCGCGAAGTCCAGTGCCTGCGCTGGGCCGCTGCGGGCAAGACCGATGGCGAGATCGGGATCATCTTGTCGCTGTCGGTCTCGACGGTGCGCTTCCACCTCCGCAACGCCGCGGCGAAGCTCGGCGCGACCGGGCGGGCGCAATCGATCCAGATCGCCGCGGGCCTCGGCTTCGTCGGCGCGCGCGCCGCCTGA
- a CDS encoding acyl-CoA dehydrogenase family protein: MLTDALIDPGLADFRAQVRAFLAEELPDDLRRAASRATSVFIDPAVTLPWQRILNTRGWAAPDWPAEFGGPGWSEIQRYVFAAECAAAGAPGLAPMGLKMVAPVIMHYGTPEQRAHYLPRILSGEDYWCQGFSEPGAGSDLASLQLRAVSDGDDYVLNGSKIWTTHAHFANRMFALVRTSTEGKPQAGISFLLLDMATPGVTVEPIRTLAGDHEFNQVFFDDVRVPQANRLGGENEGWSVAKHLLTFERGGKYAPGLIGRLERLRAEDGIGPVLRAELDREAIGLAALQALEIKAMRGLGGSPALYASVLKILGTETAQRIDTLACQIAGPAAWADADGQTPAELAVAVPRYLNDRAASIYAGSNEIQRDLIARLMLG; encoded by the coding sequence ATGCTGACCGACGCCCTGATCGATCCCGGCCTCGCCGATTTCCGCGCCCAGGTGCGCGCTTTCCTCGCCGAGGAACTTCCCGACGACCTTCGCCGCGCCGCGAGCCGCGCGACGAGCGTCTTCATCGATCCCGCCGTCACGCTGCCGTGGCAACGCATCCTGAACACGCGCGGCTGGGCGGCGCCCGACTGGCCGGCGGAGTTCGGCGGCCCCGGCTGGAGCGAAATCCAGCGCTATGTCTTCGCCGCCGAATGCGCCGCGGCGGGCGCACCGGGGCTCGCGCCGATGGGGCTCAAGATGGTCGCACCGGTGATCATGCATTATGGCACGCCGGAACAGCGAGCGCATTATCTGCCGCGCATCCTGTCGGGCGAGGATTATTGGTGCCAGGGTTTTTCCGAACCCGGCGCGGGCTCCGATCTCGCCTCGCTTCAGCTTCGCGCCGTGTCCGACGGCGATGATTATGTGCTGAACGGGTCCAAGATCTGGACCACCCACGCGCATTTCGCGAACCGCATGTTCGCGCTCGTCCGCACCTCGACCGAGGGCAAGCCGCAGGCAGGAATCAGCTTCCTGCTGCTCGACATGGCGACTCCCGGCGTCACGGTCGAGCCGATCCGCACCCTCGCGGGCGATCATGAGTTCAACCAGGTCTTCTTCGACGATGTGCGCGTGCCGCAGGCGAACCGGCTCGGCGGCGAGAATGAGGGCTGGTCGGTCGCCAAGCATCTGCTGACCTTCGAGCGCGGCGGAAAATATGCGCCGGGACTGATCGGGCGGCTCGAACGGCTGCGCGCCGAGGACGGCATCGGTCCCGTGCTCCGCGCCGAACTCGACCGCGAAGCGATCGGCCTCGCGGCCCTGCAGGCGCTCGAAATCAAGGCGATGCGCGGCCTCGGCGGAAGCCCCGCGCTTTACGCATCGGTGCTCAAGATATTGGGAACCGAAACCGCACAGCGCATCGACACGCTCGCCTGTCAGATCGCGGGGCCGGCCGCATGGGCCGACGCCGACGGCCAGACCCCCGCCGAGCTTGCCGTCGCGGTGCCGCGCTATCTGAACGACCGCGCGGCGAGCATTTATGCGGGCTCAAACGAAATCCAGCGCGACCTGATCGCACGGCTGATGCTGGGATGA
- a CDS encoding acyl-CoA dehydrogenase family protein, producing MNGLDLPHSVERDMLAASIQRLLADNPRPGWRDLADAIGLAGLTVPEAAGGFGGGAIEVAVAMAELGPALAGADWLSHAAAAMLIARADPGHEALPELAAGARRAAIICSASCAAMPDVALGAVHGVARLVAGAAEADLFLVADRDGIVLLAAGQGKVEQRHRIMHDGSVTADLGFTAPAADGALLAAGPEATGLAEWISDLMLAARCAEAVGLMQRMVADSIDYLGQRRQFGAPIGSFQALRHRAADMQLALMKAAALAELAVLAVDAGGADRARAVSAACVEVADAVRIVGEGAVQIHGAMGLTEELSLGACFKRALSIAAAFGSRADHLARYAEAAA from the coding sequence ATGAACGGGCTCGATCTGCCGCACAGCGTCGAGCGCGACATGCTCGCGGCGAGCATCCAGCGCCTGCTTGCCGACAATCCGCGTCCGGGCTGGCGCGATCTGGCCGATGCGATCGGACTCGCCGGGCTGACCGTGCCCGAAGCCGCGGGCGGTTTCGGCGGCGGCGCGATCGAGGTCGCGGTGGCGATGGCCGAGCTTGGCCCCGCGCTCGCGGGCGCCGACTGGCTGTCGCACGCCGCCGCCGCGATGCTGATCGCGCGGGCCGATCCTGGTCATGAGGCGTTGCCCGAGCTTGCGGCGGGCGCGCGGCGCGCAGCCATCATCTGCTCCGCATCGTGCGCCGCCATGCCCGATGTCGCGCTCGGCGCGGTCCATGGGGTCGCGCGGCTCGTTGCCGGGGCGGCCGAGGCCGACCTGTTCCTTGTTGCCGACCGCGACGGCATCGTCCTGCTTGCGGCCGGCCAGGGCAAGGTCGAGCAGCGCCACCGGATCATGCACGACGGCAGCGTCACCGCCGACCTCGGCTTCACCGCGCCCGCCGCCGATGGCGCGTTGCTGGCGGCGGGACCGGAGGCCACCGGTCTTGCCGAATGGATATCCGACTTGATGCTCGCGGCCCGCTGCGCCGAAGCGGTGGGGCTGATGCAGCGCATGGTCGCGGACAGCATCGACTATCTGGGGCAGCGGCGGCAGTTCGGGGCGCCGATCGGGTCGTTTCAGGCGCTGCGCCATCGCGCTGCCGACATGCAGCTCGCGCTGATGAAGGCGGCCGCGCTCGCAGAACTCGCGGTGCTTGCCGTCGATGCGGGCGGCGCCGATCGCGCGCGCGCGGTCAGCGCCGCCTGCGTCGAGGTCGCCGATGCGGTTCGCATCGTCGGCGAAGGTGCGGTGCAGATCCACGGCGCAATGGGGCTGACCGAGGAGCTGAGCCTGGGCGCCTGTTTCAAGCGCGCGCTGTCGATCGCGGCGGCATTCGGGTCGCGCGCCGATCATCTGGCGCGCTATGCCGAAGCGGCGGCCTGA
- a CDS encoding TMEM165/GDT1 family protein has protein sequence MEAILTSTAVVALAEIGDKTQLLAILLATRFNRPVPIILGILAATIANHALAALLGASAAAFLDSPVFRYAIGISFVAMAAWTLVPDKFEDDEAPKPRFGAFVTTLIAFFLVEMGDKTQVATIALGAQYHNVLAVTTGTTLGMMIANVPAIFLGNELLKRVDLKKVRMVAAALFLVIGLWVLVQAAGLFA, from the coding sequence ATGGAAGCCATCCTTACCTCGACCGCCGTCGTCGCGCTCGCCGAGATCGGCGACAAGACGCAGCTGCTCGCGATCCTGCTCGCGACGCGCTTCAACCGGCCCGTTCCCATCATTCTCGGCATATTGGCGGCGACGATCGCCAATCATGCGCTCGCGGCGCTGCTCGGCGCGTCGGCGGCCGCCTTTCTCGACAGTCCGGTCTTTCGTTATGCGATCGGCATCTCGTTCGTGGCGATGGCGGCGTGGACGCTGGTCCCCGACAAGTTCGAGGATGACGAGGCGCCGAAGCCGCGTTTCGGGGCGTTCGTGACGACGCTGATCGCCTTCTTCCTCGTCGAGATGGGCGACAAGACGCAGGTTGCGACGATCGCGCTCGGCGCGCAATATCATAATGTCCTTGCGGTCACGACCGGCACCACGCTGGGGATGATGATCGCGAATGTTCCGGCGATCTTCCTCGGCAATGAGCTATTGAAGCGGGTCGACCTCAAGAAGGTGCGGATGGTCGCGGCGGCGCTGTTCCTCGTCATCGGCCTGTGGGTGCTCGTGCAGGCGGCCGGCCTGTTCGCTTGA
- a CDS encoding translocation/assembly module TamB domain-containing protein, translating into MAEEAAIATEGDKPAGPSLGFRIAKGVGIALLGLIALVALFLVGLNSDAGRRFVATQIEKYEFENGMKIGIGRLDGSLFGEMVVRNFTLSDPKGVFVRSPELRIDWRPFAFLSNHVDVRSATAKTLVVEKLPTFKPVPDTGEPLLPDIDIDVLGLHIDRLVFEPAITGERQVATLSGSISIADRRAQVRALAKTIGNGAKGDRLAMLLDAVPDRNRLAVKLSLYAPQGGVLAAMMGGLNAPLSAKLDGRGDWKRWDGALTANLGAGPLADLALSARDGTFAVKGTTQASRLLAEGPVASLLSRETAVDVTARLDKRKADLDGRLSSDAFRLGISGGVDLGESRYDALSLALVLLRPDALAPNLRGNGLRATAKLDGAFGLPTVDYQANANALAFNDVIVETLSLAGKARVDADQIYVPVAGRVARIRGLDTVAGGTLVEVRLDGDLAYKDGRILSDNLRLRSPRIDAKAIVIADLNKGFYTGAIDGRVNDYRIESVGLFDIDTNADLKTAPRGGFEIVGKVRARSTRLFNSGVRDFLGGNAVASGDVRYGTDGIVRFANLRLAAPRLRVTGGQGSYAPNGQIQLAARAHSTDYGPVGVQLAGTISDPRAVVTADRPGLGIGLANLVAKINGAPNGYRLAATGDTDYGPLSADVVLLTAAGPMTIDIERGDLSGIGFHGRLVKSAAGPFEGRLDASGQGLGGLVRLSGQGPYQAAAINVRANNVVLPGAAKLAVGSAIVDADVVLYDQPRVVADIQIADTQIRTYDIAVGRVKIDYRDGRGHAQALVEGTSGVPFRIAANADLQPDLWRASVQGRATGINFRTVSPARIIPHKDEYELLPTTIDLGRGSSARLAGRFGEGIMVQSRLDRANMAIVNAVYPGLGLGGRATGSVDFAQANADAFPRADARLTITDFTRTTAATVSQPVDINFSGKLLSDGGEARAVIRKRGSVIGRLQASLRPLGPNAGDWTTRLRAAPLSGGLRYNGPADTLYSFAGPAGQGVSGPIAVAADFSCRVDDPCLNGVIRGNGMTYENQAYGTRLTNMVVDGRFSGNRLEIEKLTATAGDGSIDAKGYVSLSQADGYPMNLSATLDNARLARSDNIAARATGTLTLEKVAGQTALLSGDLKLPETRYRIVREGAAAVPVLTGVRRKPPTGRRRISGDGLAAVGGSLFDLIRLDIRLRAGDEIYVTGMGLESEWQADIQLKGTTIEPRVTGQVELVRGTLGFAGRSFDLEEGKVTFPTGDAYDPALQLVASDTFDNVTVSVNVSGRASNPQVTFSSVPGLPQDEIVSRILFGDSITSLSPLQAVQLASSLNTLSSGGGGLNPLGALQSAAGIDRLRVLGPDDTTGRGTALAAGQYITKDIYLEVITDARGYTATQLEISLTRALSLLSQAGGSGQTNVSIRYRKDY; encoded by the coding sequence ATGGCGGAGGAAGCGGCCATCGCGACCGAAGGCGACAAGCCGGCGGGGCCATCGCTGGGGTTCCGGATCGCCAAGGGCGTCGGAATCGCGCTGCTCGGCCTGATCGCGCTGGTCGCGCTTTTCCTTGTCGGGCTCAACAGCGACGCCGGACGCCGCTTCGTCGCGACGCAGATCGAGAAATATGAGTTCGAGAACGGGATGAAGATCGGCATCGGCCGGCTCGATGGTTCCCTGTTCGGCGAGATGGTCGTGCGCAATTTCACGCTGTCCGATCCCAAGGGCGTGTTCGTGCGTTCGCCCGAACTCCGGATCGACTGGCGGCCCTTCGCTTTTCTGTCGAACCATGTCGACGTCCGTTCGGCGACCGCAAAGACATTGGTCGTCGAGAAATTGCCGACCTTCAAGCCGGTGCCCGATACCGGCGAGCCGTTGCTGCCCGACATCGACATTGATGTGCTAGGCCTGCACATCGACCGGCTGGTCTTCGAACCCGCGATCACCGGAGAGCGGCAGGTAGCGACGCTTAGCGGTTCGATCTCCATCGCCGACCGTCGGGCGCAGGTGAGGGCGTTGGCGAAGACGATCGGTAACGGGGCGAAGGGCGATCGACTGGCGATGCTGCTTGACGCGGTGCCCGACCGGAACCGGCTGGCGGTAAAGCTCAGTCTCTACGCGCCTCAGGGCGGCGTCCTCGCGGCGATGATGGGTGGGCTGAACGCGCCCCTGTCCGCGAAGCTCGACGGGCGCGGCGACTGGAAACGTTGGGACGGGGCGCTGACCGCCAATCTCGGCGCCGGGCCGCTCGCCGACCTTGCGCTCTCTGCGCGCGACGGCACGTTCGCGGTCAAGGGCACGACACAGGCATCGCGGCTGCTCGCCGAGGGGCCGGTTGCTTCGCTGCTGAGCCGCGAGACCGCGGTCGACGTCACCGCGCGGCTCGACAAGCGCAAGGCCGATCTCGATGGCCGTCTGTCGTCGGACGCTTTCCGCCTCGGCATCAGCGGCGGGGTCGATCTCGGTGAGAGTCGCTACGATGCGCTGAGCCTCGCTTTGGTGCTGCTGCGCCCCGATGCGCTCGCGCCGAATCTGCGCGGCAACGGCCTGCGCGCGACCGCGAAGCTCGACGGCGCCTTTGGCCTGCCGACGGTGGACTATCAGGCGAACGCCAATGCCCTCGCTTTCAACGACGTCATCGTCGAGACGCTGAGCCTTGCGGGCAAGGCGCGGGTCGATGCCGATCAGATTTATGTTCCCGTCGCTGGGCGGGTGGCGCGCATTCGCGGGCTCGATACCGTCGCCGGCGGGACGCTGGTGGAGGTGCGGCTCGATGGCGATCTCGCCTATAAGGACGGGCGCATCCTCAGCGACAATCTGCGCCTCCGCTCGCCGCGGATCGACGCGAAGGCGATCGTGATCGCCGATCTCAATAAGGGTTTCTACACCGGCGCGATCGACGGGCGGGTCAACGACTATCGCATCGAGAGCGTCGGCCTGTTCGACATCGATACCAATGCCGATTTGAAGACCGCGCCGCGCGGCGGGTTCGAGATCGTCGGCAAGGTGCGCGCGCGCTCGACACGGCTGTTCAATTCGGGGGTGCGCGATTTCTTGGGCGGCAATGCTGTCGCGAGCGGCGACGTTCGTTACGGGACCGACGGCATCGTCCGCTTCGCCAATCTGCGGCTCGCCGCGCCGCGCCTGCGCGTGACCGGCGGACAGGGCAGCTATGCCCCCAACGGACAGATCCAACTCGCGGCGCGCGCGCATTCGACCGACTATGGCCCGGTCGGCGTCCAGCTTGCCGGGACGATCAGCGATCCGCGCGCGGTGGTGACCGCCGACCGGCCGGGGCTGGGCATCGGGCTCGCCAATCTGGTTGCGAAGATCAACGGCGCACCGAACGGCTATCGCCTCGCGGCGACGGGAGACACCGACTATGGGCCGTTGTCGGCCGACGTCGTGCTGCTGACCGCGGCAGGGCCGATGACGATCGACATCGAACGCGGCGACCTGTCGGGGATCGGCTTCCACGGCCGGCTGGTGAAGAGCGCTGCCGGGCCGTTCGAGGGTCGGCTCGACGCGTCGGGGCAGGGACTTGGCGGTCTCGTCCGGCTGAGCGGCCAAGGTCCATATCAGGCGGCGGCGATCAACGTGCGCGCGAACAATGTCGTGCTGCCCGGCGCGGCGAAGCTCGCGGTCGGGTCGGCGATCGTCGACGCCGACGTCGTCCTCTACGATCAGCCGCGCGTCGTCGCCGATATCCAGATCGCCGATACGCAAATCCGGACCTACGACATCGCGGTCGGGCGGGTGAAGATCGATTATCGCGACGGGCGCGGCCATGCGCAGGCGCTGGTCGAGGGGACGAGCGGTGTGCCGTTCCGCATCGCCGCCAACGCCGACCTGCAGCCTGACCTCTGGCGGGCATCGGTGCAGGGACGCGCGACGGGGATCAATTTCCGCACCGTCTCGCCGGCGCGGATCATCCCGCACAAGGACGAGTATGAACTGCTGCCGACGACGATCGACCTCGGCCGCGGCAGCAGCGCGCGGCTCGCCGGGCGGTTCGGCGAGGGGATCATGGTCCAGAGCCGGCTCGATCGCGCGAATATGGCGATCGTCAACGCTGTCTATCCGGGGCTCGGACTCGGCGGGCGCGCGACGGGCAGCGTCGATTTCGCGCAGGCGAACGCCGATGCCTTTCCGCGCGCCGACGCGCGGCTGACGATCACCGACTTTACGCGCACCACCGCGGCGACGGTCAGCCAGCCGGTCGACATCAATTTCTCGGGCAAGCTGCTGAGCGACGGCGGCGAGGCGCGGGCGGTGATCCGCAAGCGCGGCAGCGTGATCGGGCGGCTGCAGGCCTCGCTCCGTCCGCTGGGGCCGAACGCGGGCGACTGGACGACGCGGCTGCGCGCCGCGCCGCTGAGCGGCGGGCTGCGCTACAACGGCCCCGCCGACACGCTCTATTCCTTCGCTGGACCTGCCGGGCAGGGGGTTTCGGGACCGATCGCGGTGGCCGCCGATTTCAGCTGCCGGGTCGACGATCCGTGCCTCAATGGCGTGATCCGGGGCAATGGCATGACCTATGAGAATCAGGCCTATGGCACGCGGCTGACCAACATGGTCGTGGACGGGCGCTTCAGCGGTAACCGGCTGGAGATCGAAAAGCTCACCGCGACAGCGGGCGACGGCAGCATCGATGCGAAGGGCTATGTCAGCCTGTCGCAGGCCGACGGTTATCCGATGAACCTCAGTGCGACGCTCGACAATGCGCGGCTCGCGCGGAGCGATAATATCGCGGCGCGCGCGACGGGCACGCTGACGCTCGAAAAGGTCGCGGGGCAGACCGCGCTTTTGTCGGGCGATCTCAAGCTGCCCGAGACGCGTTATCGCATCGTGCGCGAGGGCGCGGCCGCCGTGCCGGTCCTCACGGGGGTGCGGCGCAAGCCGCCGACGGGGCGGCGGCGGATCAGCGGCGACGGACTCGCGGCGGTCGGCGGCAGCCTGTTCGACCTGATCCGTCTCGACATCCGTTTGCGCGCGGGCGACGAAATCTATGTCACCGGCATGGGGCTCGAGTCCGAATGGCAGGCCGACATTCAGCTGAAGGGCACGACCATCGAGCCGCGCGTGACCGGTCAGGTCGAGCTGGTGCGCGGAACGCTGGGTTTTGCAGGACGGTCGTTCGATCTGGAGGAAGGGAAAGTGACCTTCCCGACCGGCGATGCCTATGACCCGGCGCTGCAACTGGTGGCGAGCGATACCTTCGACAATGTGACGGTGTCGGTGAATGTGTCGGGCCGCGCGAGCAATCCGCAGGTGACCTTCTCGAGCGTGCCGGGACTGCCGCAGGACGAGATCGTCTCGCGCATCCTGTTCGGCGATTCGATCACCTCGCTGTCGCCGCTTCAGGCGGTGCAACTCGCATCGTCGCTCAACACGCTGAGCAGCGGCGGCGGGGGTCTGAACCCGCTCGGTGCGCTGCAGTCGGCGGCGGGAATCGACCGGCTGCGCGTTCTCGGCCCCGACGATACGACGGGTCGCGGCACCGCGCTGGCTGCGGGGCAATATATCACCAAGGACATTTATCTGGAGGTGATCACCGACGCGCGCGGCTATACCGCGACCCAGCTTGAGATCAGCCTGACGCGCGCGCTGTCGCTGCTCAGCCAGGCGGGCGGATCGGGCCAGACCAATGTCAGCATCCGTTATCGCAAGGATTATTGA